GTAAGCGGCCGAGGCGTCGACGCCGCGCGTGCGCGTGTCGACGGCGTTGGTCATGAACTGCACCGCCTGGACGTCGGGGTACGCGGCGAGCGCGCGGGCGATGGCGGTCGTGTCGTCGCCGCGCTCGAGCACGCCCGAGGCGAGGATGCGGTCGTGGACGAGCACCTGGTAGCCGTCGACCTGGAGCACGAGGCGGCGCACGGGTTCGAGGACGAGGCCGGCGCTCGCGTTGCGGCTCGTCTCGGGGCGGAGCGGGGCGACGCCTAACGCGCGCGTGACGGGGTCGTCGTTGGCGAAGAAGCCCGAGTTGACCGGCCGGTTGTCGACGAAGATGGTCGACACCTTGCTCGTGTAGAGCTGCTGGACGGACGGGGCGCGGAATCCGGTGTTGTACGCGGCGCGGAGCGCGGCGCGGCCGCCCGGGAGCCGGTACAGCCCGGCGATCTTGCCGATCCCCTTGCCGCCGAAGTCGCTGTACCGCTCGGCGCGCAGGGCGCCGTCGAGGGTGAGGCGTTCGGTCGCGGCGAGTTCGAGGTCGGCGTAGGCGCCGACGTTGTTGCGCCAGCGGCTCGTCGCGTCGCGGGGCTCGAAGCCGGGGAATCCCTCCGCGCCGCCGCCGAGCGGGGTGCCGTCGGCGGCGGCGGCGCCGTAGTCGCGCCACGACGCCTCGTCGCCCGCGCGGATGCGGTAGTTCTCGACGCGCCACTCGGCGCCGAGGTTCAGGTTGGCGCGCGGGTCGCCGTTAGGCAGTGCCCCGAAGAGCGCGCGGCCGAGGTCGAGGCGCGTGGTGTTGGCGGCGTACTGGAGGCGGCCCGCGTCGAACGAGGTCGGGCTCGCGTCGCCGAGCGACGGGTTGAGGGAGTGCGTGACGAGGAAGCCGAACGAGTTGAGGCCCGCGTCGGCGCTGAGGTCGTAGCGCCAGGCGCCGCGCGTGCCGCGCAGGCCGCCGGCGAGCGAGCCGTCCCAGATGCGCGCGTCGATGAACGGCAGGTAGCCGTCCGGGTAGACGGCGGTGTCGCTCACCGCGGGGTCGGCGGGGAAGCGGTAGAACGCCGTCGCCTGCCCCTGCCGGCGGGTGAGCCCGCCGAACGCGTACGCCTCGGCGCTGTCGCCGAGGAGGCGCGAGGCGCCTAACGGGAGGGCGGAGTTGAGGAAGAGCGTGCCGTTGGCGAGGCGCGAGTCCCCGATCCGCTGGACGCGGTAGAGGTTGAAGTTGCGCGCGCGCTGGCGGGCGACGTCGGCCGCGGAGTCGGCGACGGAGTTGTACTCGCCGTTGCGGCCGATGCTGCCGAAGTTGAAGAGGTTGCCGGTGTAGACGTTCCCCTGCCAGACGCCGACGCGGTTGGTGGGCTCGCGGTAGCGCACCTCGCCGGTGAGGGCGACGAAGCCGGTTCGGCCGTCACTCGTGGTGCGGAGCGGGCGGCCGGCGTAGACGTCGGCGCGCACGCTCTGGCCGTCGCCGTGCGTGGTCTGGCCGGCCTGGACGGAGAGGCGCGGCGCGTCGGTGCTGCTCTTGAGGACGAAGTTCATCACGCCCGCGATCGCGTCGGAGCCGTACTGCGCGGCGGCGCCGTCGCGGAGGACCTCGACGCGCTCGACCGCCGCGGCCGGGAGGCTGTTGAGGTCGACGCCCGAGGTGCCCTGGCCGACGTTGTCGCCCAGGTGCAGCAGGGCGCTCGTGTGGCGCCGCTTGCCGTCGACGAGGACGAGGGTCTGGTCGGCGCCTAACGCGCGGAGCGACGCGAAGTCGACGTGGTCGGCGCCGTCGGCCTGCGTCTGCGTCACGGAGTAGAACGACGGGACGGCGTAGTTGAGCGACTGGGTGATTTCCTGCTGGCCGACGTTGGCGACGGCGGCGATCGGGACGCGGTCGACGGGCACGGGGCCGGCGTTGCGGAGCGAGACGCCGGTGCGCACGCCGGCGACGCGCACGGCGCCGAGGCGGGCGGTGGTGCGGGCGCTGTCGCGGCGGAGCGAGTCGGGGCGCGCGGGCGGCGTCTGGGCGCGGGCCGTCGCGGCGAGGCCGAGGGCGGCTGTCCCGAGGGCAAACGACCCGAGGGCTGCGGCGGCGCGGGGGCGAGGGTGGGGCATGGCGCGATCGGAGGAGGAAGGCGGCCGCGGGCACGCGGGCTCACGTCGGCCCAAACGCAAACCGCCCGGCAGGATGTTGCTGCCGGGCGGTGCGAACGCGCTTTAGCTCGTTGTTTAACGTGGCGGCAATCGGCGGCAAATCACCACGGTGGTCGGTTGTGCGGGATGATAGCGGGGCCGGCCATTTGCGCAAGTCGCTCAGTGCTGAATCACCCGGCGGTCGGCCCGTGCGGTCAGGCCGCGCCGAGCTCCGCGGCGAACTGGTCGAGGGCCCAGTCGCACTGGTCGTCGGTGAGGACGAGCGGGGGCGCGACGCGGATCGTGTGCTCGTGCGTCTCCTTGCAGAGCAGGCCGCGGGCGCGGAGTGCCTCGCAGAACGGGCGGGC
The Gemmatimonadetes bacterium T265 genome window above contains:
- a CDS encoding collagen-binding protein, encoding MPHPRPRAAAALGSFALGTAALGLAATARAQTPPARPDSLRRDSARTTARLGAVRVAGVRTGVSLRNAGPVPVDRVPIAAVANVGQQEITQSLNYAVPSFYSVTQTQADGADHVDFASLRALGADQTLVLVDGKRRHTSALLHLGDNVGQGTSGVDLNSLPAAAVERVEVLRDGAAAQYGSDAIAGVMNFVLKSSTDAPRLSVQAGQTTHGDGQSVRADVYAGRPLRTTSDGRTGFVALTGEVRYREPTNRVGVWQGNVYTGNLFNFGSIGRNGEYNSVADSAADVARQRARNFNLYRVQRIGDSRLANGTLFLNSALPLGASRLLGDSAEAYAFGGLTRRQGQATAFYRFPADPAVSDTAVYPDGYLPFIDARIWDGSLAGGLRGTRGAWRYDLSADAGLNSFGFLVTHSLNPSLGDASPTSFDAGRLQYAANTTRLDLGRALFGALPNGDPRANLNLGAEWRVENYRIRAGDEASWRDYGAAAADGTPLGGGAEGFPGFEPRDATSRWRNNVGAYADLELAATERLTLDGALRAERYSDFGGKGIGKIAGLYRLPGGRAALRAAYNTGFRAPSVQQLYTSKVSTIFVDNRPVNSGFFANDDPVTRALGVAPLRPETSRNASAGLVLEPVRRLVLQVDGYQVLVHDRILASGVLERGDDTTAIARALAAYPDVQAVQFMTNAVDTRTRGVDASAAYPVIFGTNVLALSLGANYGTTRIRGPVRTPTGIGGVPLFNRQELSYIEDAYPASKYVATARWQTYGGFTALARATRFGRVTSINLFGPDEAVPAAVIADVNVGRRFGRYELSAGADNLFDKLPPLQNYDNSYFGIFNYSKVAPYGIRGRFVYVNFAARL